A window of the Magnetococcales bacterium genome harbors these coding sequences:
- a CDS encoding cytochrome b/b6 domain-containing protein, protein MNTHIQLYPVWIRIWHWTNALLFLALTFSGMSMRFAGSGAIPWIPFNTARLLHNSCGILLAVGYVAWFVGNILSGNWRHYVPELKGLIGRLIEQTRFYAVGIFQDAHHPFPATARSKFNPLQQLTYLGVMFVAMPVLIVTGILFFFPEYAPESFLGFDGLWPLAILHYITGLFLMIFLIGHIYLATAGETVIGEFKKMVFGSTIQPEEK, encoded by the coding sequence ATGAACACACACATTCAACTCTATCCGGTTTGGATCCGCATCTGGCACTGGACCAATGCGCTGCTTTTCCTGGCCCTCACCTTTTCAGGGATGTCCATGCGGTTTGCCGGTAGCGGCGCCATTCCCTGGATTCCCTTCAACACCGCCCGGCTGCTCCACAACAGCTGCGGCATACTGCTCGCTGTGGGTTATGTGGCTTGGTTTGTGGGCAACATTCTTTCCGGCAACTGGCGGCATTATGTTCCGGAGTTGAAGGGGCTCATAGGACGCCTGATCGAACAGACCCGTTTTTATGCTGTCGGCATCTTTCAGGACGCCCACCATCCGTTTCCGGCAACCGCCCGCTCCAAGTTCAACCCCTTGCAGCAGCTGACCTATCTGGGGGTGATGTTCGTGGCGATGCCGGTCTTGATCGTGACGGGTATTTTGTTCTTCTTCCCGGAATATGCCCCGGAGAGCTTTCTTGGATTCGACGGGCTTTGGCCCCTGGCGATTCTGCACTACATCACCGGTCTTTTTCTCATGATTTTTCTGATCGGTCACATCTATCTGGCTACTGCCGGTGAAACGGTCATCGGCGAGTTTAAAAAAATGGTGTTTGGTTCCACCATTCAACCCGAGGAGAAGTAG
- a CDS encoding cytochrome c3 family protein — protein MNARLTAALVLGLLFWGGPSWANESPHPSDQCLRCHAMETLAHRDRETGRLVDLSVDPKKMAASNHGQLECLDCHGSGFKQIPHGSQAKLESLHCLECHDANQNFDRQQFEAIERSFNRSVHAQRQPENFDCFSCHDPHAFQRAERIEKISNIVADHNRVCLSCHGAGTIDKPHVAQVNFTDLADLDVAHSWLPNREHHWRSVRCVECHTTHRSDASHMILTADRAEKNCVACHTKDSLLLTKLYQHRVSQERQKAGFINSIVMNESYIIGMTRHRFLDGAGIAALALTLLGVMGHGIGRWLAARRRKQ, from the coding sequence ATGAACGCCAGGCTTACAGCAGCTCTGGTCCTGGGCCTCCTCTTCTGGGGAGGCCCTTCATGGGCCAATGAGTCCCCTCACCCATCCGATCAATGTTTACGCTGTCACGCCATGGAGACCCTGGCCCACCGGGACCGGGAAACCGGTCGCCTGGTGGACCTCTCCGTGGACCCCAAAAAAATGGCTGCCTCCAACCACGGCCAACTTGAGTGCCTTGACTGCCACGGCAGCGGTTTCAAGCAGATTCCCCACGGCTCTCAAGCAAAGCTCGAATCTCTCCACTGTCTGGAGTGCCACGACGCCAACCAAAACTTTGATCGCCAGCAGTTCGAAGCGATCGAGCGGTCGTTCAATCGCAGCGTGCACGCCCAACGCCAACCGGAAAATTTCGACTGCTTTTCCTGTCACGATCCCCACGCCTTTCAACGGGCGGAACGGATCGAAAAGATATCCAACATCGTCGCCGACCACAACAGGGTCTGCCTCTCCTGTCACGGTGCAGGTACGATCGACAAACCCCACGTAGCCCAGGTCAACTTTACCGACCTGGCCGATCTGGATGTCGCCCACAGCTGGCTGCCCAATAGAGAACATCACTGGCGATCAGTCCGTTGCGTGGAGTGCCATACCACCCATCGCAGTGACGCTTCCCATATGATCCTCACGGCAGACCGGGCGGAAAAAAATTGTGTCGCCTGCCACACCAAGGATTCCCTCCTCCTGACCAAGCTCTACCAGCATCGGGTCAGCCAGGAACGGCAAAAGGCGGGGTTCATCAACAGCATCGTGATGAACGAATCCTACATCATCGGCATGACCCGCCACCGCTTTTTGGATGGGGCGGGAATTGCGGCCTTGGCGCTCACCCTGCTGGGAGTGATGGGTCACGGTATCGGACGCTGGCTTGCTGCCAGGAGGCGGAAACAATGA